In bacterium, the DNA window GGCCGCTCTCGGCTATGCGTAGGCGGCGAGGAACTTCTCCACCTCGGAAATGAAGAAACTCCCCGCTTGCAGCGAGGCGGGCGGGGCGGGGGCCGGCGCCCACGCGACCTTGGCCCCGCCGATCGTCCGCGCCATGTGCTGGACGCGGGCCATCTCGCCGAATCCCGACGCGCCGCAGGTCAGCATCAGGGCGGGCAGGTCCACCCGGAAGCCGGGGGGCAGCAGTCCCCCCGCGCCGCTCAGTCCCGCGACGAAGCGCAGCCACGCCGGACGCCGGTCGTAGCCGTCGTCGAAGGGGGCGGCCGGGCCGTCCCACGGCTCCAGCGGCGTCGAGGCGACCAAGCCGGGCAGCGAGTCGGCGACGACGCAGCGGACCCGCCGCGGCGTCGCCGCGGCGACGCGCAGCGCGACGACGGCGCCGAACCCGACGCCGACGACGGCCGCGGCCGCGCCGATGCCGCACGACTCGAGCACGGCGACCGCGTCGTCCACCGTGCGCTGGAGAAAGTCCTCGGGGAACTCCGCGAGGGCGGAGGACCGGCCGTGGCCGGCGAGGTCGAAGCCGATCACGCGGCAGCCGCGCGCGGCGACCGCGGCCGCGGGGGCCCCGAACGCCGGATCGACGAACGGGAGGAACGAGCCGAGCGCGTGGTGGATCCACAGCACCGGCACGTCGTCCCCGACCTCGTCCACGCGGAGGGTGTATTCTGGCCGCTCGAGATCCCGCCCGCCCATTGGAAGCACGCCCATACGATCGCCGTCCCCTCGGCGCATCGTAGCGCAGTTTCCGCCCCGACGAGGCCCCATGACTGTCGCCCGCACGATCGCCGACCAACTCTCGCGCTCTTCGTGGATCCGGAAGATGTTCGAAGAAGGCGCCCGGCTGAAGGCCGAGCGGGGCGCGGAGAACGTCTTCGACTTCAGCCTCGGCAACCCCGAGATCGAGCCGCCGCCGTGCGTGCTCGAGGCCGCGCGCCGCGCGCTCGACGACCCGCGCCCGGGCCGGCACGCCTACATGCCGAACTCCGGCTTCCCCGCGGTGCGGCAGCGTCTGGCCGAGCGTCTCGCGGCGGCCACGGGCGTTCCGTTCGAGGGGCGGAACATCGTGATGACGGTCGGCGCCGGCGGGGCGCTCAACGTCCTCTTCAAGGCGATCCTCGACCCCGGCGACGAGGTCATCGTCTTGGCCCCGTACTTCGTCGAGTACGGCTTCTACGTCGGCAACCACGGCGGGAAGCTGGTCGTCGCGGACACCACCCGCGACTTCCAGCCGGACATCGAGAAGATCCGCGCCGCGGTCACGCCGCGGACGAAGGCGATCCTCGTCAACTCGCCGAACAACCCCACCGGCGTGATCTACTCCGCCGAGACGTTCCGGGCGCTCGACGCGCTGATCAAGAGCCTCGACCACGACGTCCTGCTGGTCAGCGACGAGCCGTACAAGGCGCTGGTCTTCGACGACGTGAAGCCGCCCGAGGTCCCGGCGTACGTGGACAACGTCGTCGTCGCCACGTCGTGGTCGAAGACGCTGGCGCTCCCCGGCGAGCGGATCGGCTATCTCGCCGTCTCGCCGCGCATCGCCGACGCCGACAAGCTCGCCGACGCCTGCACCTTCGCCATCCGCGTCCTCGGCTTCGTCAACGCCCCGGCGATCTGGCAGTGGGTCGCGGCGGAGGTCGGCGACCAGTCGATCGACGTCGCCCCCTACCGCGAGAAGAGCGGGATCCTCTACCGCGGCCTGACCGAGATCGGCTACCGCTGCGTGCGGCCGCAGGGGGCGTTCTACCTCTTCCCCGAGACGCCGATCGCCGACGACGTGGCGTTCGTGCGGATGCTCGTGGACGAGGGGGTGCTCACCGTTCCGGGGACCGGCTTCGGCCGCCCGGGCCACATGCGCCTCTCGATCACCGTGCCGAAGAAGACCGTCGAAGGGGCGCTTCCGGGCTTGGAACGGGCGTTCCGGCGCGCGCGGGGCTGAGCCCCGACGACGCCGGCGGCGAGGCGGCCGATGAGGACGTTTCTTCCGACGCTCCCCCGCGGGTTGGCCGGCGTCATCCGCTGGACCGCGGTCGTCCTGCTGCTCGTCGCCGGGGGGCTGATCGGGCTCGGCCTCGCCGCCTCCGATCTCGACGCCGGGGAGTCGCCCGCGGGGCGGCTTCTCGGCGGCGCCGTTTTCTTCGCCGCGCTCGGCTTCGCGGTCGGCGAGATCGCGCCGCACGCGTGGTGGGTCGCGGCGCTCGGCGGCTGGGGCCCCGCGGCGCTCGGCGCGCTGATCGTCCTCGAGAAGCGATCGGGGACGCGGCTCGCGACGTCGCTCTTCGGGGCGATTCTCCTGGCCATCGTTCCCGCGCTTCTCGCGCTCGCGGGCGCGCGCTTCGGCAAGGCGGTGCGGCGGCACGTCGCGCGCCGCCACGCCGCGCTGATGAACGGCCTGCGGCGCGGCCTCTCCCGCGCGGCGGCGCCCGCCGCGGACGACAAGAAAACGTCCGACGCCGCGGCGCCGGACGAGGGCGAAGCGAAGGCCCCGCCGGAGCGATAGGCAGCGGGCGGCCCGTCAGGGGCCGTAGCCGATGAAGTAGGCGATCGTCAGGAAGACGCAGCCGAAGACCGCCAGCCACGCCTGCAGCGGCCAGGACCAGCGGAACCAGCGTTCGTAGGAGATCTTCCCCGCGGCCAGCGCCCCCATCAGCGTCGCCGAGGTGGGGATGATCATGTTGCCGAAGCCGTCGCCGAACTGGAAGACGAGCACCGCCATCTGGCGCGTCTGGCCGATCAGTTCGGCGAGCGGGGCCATGATCGGGATCGTCAGCGCGGCCTGCCCGGAGCCGCTCGGCACGAGGACGTGGATCATCGTCTGCACGGCGAACATGAGGTTGATCGAGACGACGCCCGGGAGCTGCTGCAGCGCGCCGGCGGTGGCGTTGAGCGCGGTGTCGAGGATCCGCACGT includes these proteins:
- a CDS encoding alpha/beta fold hydrolase; this encodes MGVLPMGGRDLERPEYTLRVDEVGDDVPVLWIHHALGSFLPFVDPAFGAPAAAVAARGCRVIGFDLAGHGRSSALAEFPEDFLQRTVDDAVAVLESCGIGAAAAVVGVGFGAVVALRVAAATPRRVRCVVADSLPGLVASTPLEPWDGPAAPFDDGYDRRPAWLRFVAGLSGAGGLLPPGFRVDLPALMLTCGASGFGEMARVQHMARTIGGAKVAWAPAPAPPASLQAGSFFISEVEKFLAAYA
- a CDS encoding pyridoxal phosphate-dependent aminotransferase; translated protein: MTVARTIADQLSRSSWIRKMFEEGARLKAERGAENVFDFSLGNPEIEPPPCVLEAARRALDDPRPGRHAYMPNSGFPAVRQRLAERLAAATGVPFEGRNIVMTVGAGGALNVLFKAILDPGDEVIVLAPYFVEYGFYVGNHGGKLVVADTTRDFQPDIEKIRAAVTPRTKAILVNSPNNPTGVIYSAETFRALDALIKSLDHDVLLVSDEPYKALVFDDVKPPEVPAYVDNVVVATSWSKTLALPGERIGYLAVSPRIADADKLADACTFAIRVLGFVNAPAIWQWVAAEVGDQSIDVAPYREKSGILYRGLTEIGYRCVRPQGAFYLFPETPIADDVAFVRMLVDEGVLTVPGTGFGRPGHMRLSITVPKKTVEGALPGLERAFRRARG